The genome window AGCACAACGAGCACTGCCTATATTGACACGCGCACCGGGACTTTTATGGGGTTGACGATCCTCAAAGCGGCTTTCTCATCGGAATCCGAACTCGGCTCCGAAGAAGGCGACCGCGCTCAAAAGATATTCGAGGCGTTAGTCGATAACTACCTGTGCAATCTTTCTGTAGAAGTATTTCGCGAGCAGTGTGAACACTTGTTACCTGGACAGATGCATGGCGCGGAATTTCTTGAGAAGTACGGGGAAACTGTTGATACTGTTACACAGGTTGATCCACAGAAGGTATATCCTATCAGGAGCCGGGTACAGCACGCAGTTTACGAAAACGCACGCGTCAAACGGTTTATTGCCGCCATAAAAAACGCCGATAAAGATCCGGATAACATACAGGAGTACCTGAGAGAAGCTGGTAGCCTCATGTATGAATCGAATGACAGTTACCGCGATCTGGCAGGACTCGGTTCACTCGAAGTTGATGGACTTGTTAACATTGCACAGAAGATTGGAGAGCAGGGTGGTATCTACGGTGCTAAAATTACTGGCGGTGGCGGCGGTGGCACTGTTGCCCTGCTGTGTCACGGTAGTGTGGAGAATTCCCTGACACAAATCCTCGCTGCCTATAAACTTGCTTGGGGAATCGATGGCGAACTCATCCGAGGAAACGCCGCTGGGGCGTTTGAGTTTGGTCATATTCTCTGGGAATTGAAAGAACTTGAACCGCCTACGCATTTTTAACGAATGGTTATCAGCACTCAGGGCGGTTGCATTGCAACCTTTTGGCTTTCGGAACGACGCTCTGAATAGGAATGTGCTATTTCTATAAGAAGCATATTCAATGACCAGAAGTCCACCGATTGCTGACGGCTGATAGCCGACTGCTGTAAAGAAAGTGAAAATGGAGCAAAACTTAGACAGGCAAGACCAGCACCGTGGAATCGGCGTCACATGGCGCGCAATACTTATTGCTATTTTCTTAATCCCACCTAATGTCTTTTGGGTTATTGAAGTTGAGTGTGTCTGGCATTCTGGACACCCAACGACCATCTCCCTGTTCTGGAACGTCGTTCTCAACATCTTTTTCCTGATCTTGATAAATCTCTTCCTCAAGCGTGTCGCGCCACGATCTGCGCTAACACAAGGTGAATTAATCACCATATACGCGATGCTCTCTATCGCGTCTGGCTTGGCTGGTCATGATACGTTAGCCTTGACAATTCCAGCACTCCCGCACGCCTTCTGGTTCGCAACAATTGAGAACGATTGGGCGGATATGTTTCACAGTTATATCCCACAACATCTCGTTGTCGCGGACAGAGAGATTATCCGAGGATTTTACGAAGGCAATACACCCTTTTACAATGCTAAAATTGGTGGGGCATGGATAATGCCCACTTTGTGGTGGACATCGCTTATTATTGCTCTCGGTACCATCATGATTTGTGTAAATGTGCTGATTCGGAAACAGTGGACAGAACATGAGAAATTGGCGTATCCAATTATCCAACTCCCGATGGCAATTACAGAAAGAGGTGGAGCCGCGCAGCTCTTTAGAAGTCGTATTCTATGGTATGGGTTTATCATCGCTGCAGTGATAAATGTCTGGCACGGTTTAGCACACTTTTTCCCTGTCCTGCCAGATTTCAGTGTGCGTCATAATGCACGGAATTGGGGTAGATTCTTCACTGAAAAACCGTGGAACGCTGTCGGTGGTATCCCTGTGCCGCTCTATCCATTTGTAATCGGCTTAGGATTCCTTTTACCACTTGATTTGTCCTTTTCTATGTGGTTTTTCTACCTGTTTGAGAAGGCACAACGGGTTTTCGGTAGTGCACTCGCAATTCCAGCACCGTTCCCGTACGGTAGTGAACAGTCCATCGGTGGTTGGATGGCGATCTTTGTGATCGCACTCCTTGTAACGCGTAAACACATTGCAAAGGTTGTGCGCACAATCTTAGGCATGGCCGGTAGCATTGATGACTCACAAGAACCGATTCGTTATCGTACAGCACTCCTGCTCATTGTTGTTTCCAGTCTCTATACCATCTGGTTCTGCCTGAAGGCGGGAATGACCCTCCCAATTATTCTCCCCTTCTTTGCGTTTTTCTCCGCCATTTCGATTGCTATTACGCGCGTTCGCGCGGAACTCGGTCCTCCCGCACATGAGATGGCAGGCATGTGTAACGCGCAACAGTTCTTAATTAATATCTTGGGGACACGCCGTATCGGACCGAATAATCTGACAGTTTTCCCTTACTTTTGGTTTTTCAGCGGGCGTGGATATCGTGAACACATTATGCCGCATCAGCTCGAAGCGTTCAAGATGGCAGAACGGGCGAATATGAACACGAAACGCCTGGTGCTTGCAATGGTTATTGCTGTCATTCTTGGATCCCTTGCATCATTTTGGGCAACGCTCAGCGAACTCTATCGTCTCGGTGGCGCAATTACAGGCGCAGGCGGTGGTATTGGACCCTCTGTTGGACATATCGGTCAGTTCGGTTGGCTTGCCGGTCTGTTTGCTTTCCCACGTGACCCAGACATCACCGCAATGGGTTTCATGGCAGGTGGCATGGGCTTCACTTTCTTCCTCATGGTGATGCGGATGCGTTTTATTTGGTGGCCCCTCCATCCTGCGGGTTATCCTATCTCCATGACGGGTGGCGTTGGCTACTTTTGGAGTTGTCTCGTTATCAGCAGTTTTCTTAAATGGATGGCACTCCGATTCGGTGGACCGGGGACTTATCGGACGATGGTGCTCTTCTTCTTCGGTGTTATTCTCGGTGAATACTGTGTTGGCGCGTTCTGGAGCGTTTTAAGCGTCATCATTCGTGAACCTATCTACGACTTCGCGCCGGGGTAGAAAATTGTAAAGTGTACTAAAATGCCTAAGGTTGACGCGGCAATCAGACAATAACTTGCAAACTTTAGCTTCACTTTTAAACTTAGAAACTCTATCTCGACGATAATCATTTAGAATTTATGATAAATAGAATTTATGATAAAATTTCGACTGATTTACCTCTATCTTTTAACAGCAAGTCTCATTCCAGCGGCAACATGCCTCGCGGCGGACGAAGGTGCGCATGCCGCTGAATTTCTCAGCCACGGTGTAGGCGCACGCGCTTTAGGAATGGGAAGCGCGTTCGTTGCTATTGCTGACGATGCAACAGCGACCTACTGGAACCCCGCCGGACTTACCAAAGTCAAGAAGCACAGTTTTTCCGCCATGTATTCCGATACCTTTAGCACGGGGGATGGGAGTTGGCTGAGTAGAGGTTTGGTTACCTATAATTTCCTTAACTACGTTTATCAGATTGAGGATATCGGCAGCCTCGGTCTAAGTTGGATTCGGCTCGGTGTTGATGACATACCACGCACAACCTTCATTGATGTCAACAATAACGGCTTTCTCGGCGATTTTCAGGACAAGAACGGCAACGGCATCAAAGATGAGGGGGAGCCTTTTATCGACAAACCTGAAGTCGCTGAGTATTTCAGCAATACCGATAATGCCCTCCTTATTTCTTATGCTCGCCAGGTCCACCCGATGGTATCTGTCGGCGGCAACCTCAAACTCCTCAACCAATCCATTTTTGAGAACAGCGGAAACGGTTTCGGGATTGACATCGGTCTGATTGCGGAACCCTACAAAGGGGTTCGAGTCGGTGCAATGTTGTTGGATGCGACAGGCACACAGGTCCGATGGGATACCCCTGATAAGCCGACGTTTACCCGCACGCGCCGACTCCGATTCGGCGCAGCTTACCAGTTTACTGTGCCGCGTCTCGGCAAGGGTGCTATCGGTGCCGACTTTGAAACAGATCAAGCGGATCTGGAAACAGACGGCTCCGGAGGCGGACTTGTCCTACGTGTCGGCGCGGAATACTGGCTTTTCAACACCCTCGCACTTCGTGGTGGCTGGAACGGACATGGACTGTCGGCAGGTGCCGGACTCCGCTTACGGGTAAATGCCATGTCGTTCTTTGTCAACTACGCTTTCAATACCCACACCCTCGGCGGTTCACAACGCATCTCTGTTTCTGGAGAATTCTAACAGCGACACAATACACGAAAAAATAAGGAGGCTTTCCAATGCAGGACCTTCCCGAACGCCTCTGCTCGCGAAGTTTGCAACCCGTCCAGCGGTGTGTGGTAGTAGTTATTCATAGGAAGATTGTGTAAGTTCTACATTCATAGAATTTCTATTGGATCCTTGAAAAACATTACTAAGATCATTTTACTCGTGCTACAGCTAAAGCCTCAAACCTAAAAAAGGAGCGACTTCATAATGAAAAGCACACTGTTTTTGTTTTTTTTTATGCTGCTTTTTGTTCCAGACGCTTTCTCCCAGAACTATCAAGACTATACACAGTTCAGTTTACCGGAGGGTACCAAAGTTCGCCTCGGAAAAGGTTCGGTATCTGGAAATGTTGCTTTCTCACCAGATGGCAGTCTCCTTGCTGTGGCGAGTTCTATCGGTATTTGGCTCTACGATACGGCAACCTATCAAGAAATCGCACTGCTTGCGGAACATGGGAATTATATCAACAGCGTAGTTTTCAGTCCGGATGGAGAAAAAATCGCTAGTAGCAGTTATTATATCATTCGTCTCTGGAATGTTAATACAAGAACACAATATCAGACGCTAAAAGGACACACCGATGAAGTTAGCAGCATCGTCTTCAGTCCAGATGGAAACACACTTGCGAGTGGGAGTGATGACGAAACCATTCGCATTTGGGATGCGGAGACTGGAGCACTCCTGCAAACCTTTGAAGCGCATCGTTATGTAGTCAACAGCATAGCGTTCGGTCCGGATGGAAATACGATCGTTAGTGGCGGCAAATACGATAAAATCATACGCCTCTGGGATGCGGAAACCGGCACACTCCTACAAACCTTCATAGGACATTTGTATGGGGCTAAGAGTGTAACGTTCAGTCCGGATGGAAATACGATCGTTAGTGGCGGCACGGACGGGACCATACGTTTCTGGGATACGGCATCTGCGGTACTATTGCAGACGCTCACAGAGCATACGGACAGGGTCAACAGCATAGTGTTCAGTCCAGATGCACACTCTATTGTGAGTGCCAGTGAAGACGGAACCATCCGTCTGTGGGATACTGAGTCAGGAGACCTCCTGCAAACGATCACTGGACATAGTAGTATTGTCTTTAGCGCATCGTTCAGTCCGGATCGGAAAACTATCGTTAGCAGCAGTGACGATCAAACCATCCGCCTTTGGGAGGCTGAGACAGGTGTGCACCTGCTCACACTGATAGGGTATACGGATGGTGTCGCCAGTCTGACGTTCAGTCCAGATGGAAATACGATCGCTACTGGAAATTGGGATAATACCATTCGTCTCTGGAATGTTGATATAGGGACACAATATCGGACACTCACGGGACATACGCATGCTGTCGGCAGCCTTGCGTTCAGTCCGGATGGAAATATGATCGTTAGTGGTAGTCGGGATGAAACGGTTCGCCTCTGGGATGTGGTATCTGGAACTCATATACGGACGATCACAGGACAATGGTTAGATTTCAACAGCGTCGCGTTCAGTCCGGATGGAAATACGATCGCTGGCACAGGTCGGGAGAATATCCATCTGTGGGATGCGGTGTCAGGACACCTTCTGCAGACACTTGATGGACATCCGCGAGGAGTCAGTAGCATAACCTTCAGTCCGGATGGAAAAACTATTGCAAGCGGTAGTTCCGATGAAACTATCCGTCTCTGGGATGCCGTGTCAGGAGAACTCTTGCGGACGCTCAAGGGACATACGTCCGTTATCAATAGTGTCGTTTTCAGCCCAGATGGACGATCGCTCGCGAGTGCGAGTCAAGATGATACAGTTCGTCTGTGGGATGTTGCTACAGGAGAAGTAAATCGGACTCTAAAGGGGCATCGTTGGCATGTTCAGGACGCGGCATTCAGCCCAGATGGACGCACCATTGTTAGTGCTGGCATTCTAACGCTTCGGCTCTGGGATGTTTCCACAGGAACACAATATCGGGTGCTTACAGGGCATGGAAATACTATCAACAGTGTGGCGTTCAGTCCAGATGGAAAAACTATTGCGAGTGGCAGTTTTGATGATACGGTACTCCTTTGGGAGTACATCCCTTTCACTACTACAGACGCTACGGTCCGCCTTTCACCCTCTACGGTGTCCTCGCCTGCTATCGGAGAACAACTCACGTTTTCTCTCAAAATCGCTGACGGTGAAAACGTCGCGGGTTATCAGGCATCTATGCTTTTTGATACCGCTACCCTTCGCTATGTAGAGAGTGCAAATGGAGATTATTTACCCATGGATGGGCTCTTTTTGCCGCCGGTTATTGATGGAAATACCGTGACGCTCGCTGGCACGTCTTTCACCGGAGAAAGCAACGGAGGCGGCACACTTGCCACCATCACATTTGAAATTGTTGCAATCAAAGCCTCTACCCTCATCCTATCTGATGTATTACTGACCGACGAGGCAGGAGGCAGTTCAATCCCGTTAGTACAAGCCGCGCGGATTACTGAACCATCCCAACTCCCGGAAGATGTCAATAAGGACGGTGTTGTCAATGTTTTAGACCTGACCTTTGTCGCGTCAAACTTCGGCAAACGTGGAGAAAATGCAGCGGATGTCAATGGTGATGGTATCGTCAATATTATAGATTTAACGCTTATCGCTGCGGCATTTGGAGATACGGCTGCTGCACCAGTTGTATGGGCACAAGATCTGGATATTGCCCCTACACCTACTGATGTAGAAGCCTGGCTGCGTGAAGCACATCAGGTTAACCGAACAGACCTCACTTTTCAGCGTGGGATCCAGATGTTAGAACAACTCCTTGCTGCGTTGACCCCGAGAGAGACGGCACTGCTGCCCAATTACCCGAATCCATTCAATCCTGAGACGTGGATACCGTATCAATTGACAGCACCTACTAATGCCAGCATCTCTATCTACTCAACAGACGGACAGTTGATACGGAGACTAAATTTAGGGCATCAATCTGTTGGTATTTATCGTCACCGTAGTCGAGCTGCGTATTGGGATGGCAAGAACACACTCGGCGAACCTGTGGCAAGCGGTGTCTATTTCTATACGCTAACCGCTGGTGATTTCACAATGACCCGGAAAATGTTGATAAGGAAGTGATTAATTGTCAAATACTGTACAAACCGATTCTGGCGGAAGGCTGGGAAAGTCGCCATCACCGGGTATCGTGCGCGTATTCGGTGTTGGTTTATATATGCCCTATGCTAAGCAAATATGGAAAACACTGATGACGACAACGGGAAATTTCATAACAAAAAAGGTGCCTCTTTACCTATTTTTAACACTACTTTTTGTTTCAACCCCTTATCTGCCAAACGCTTTTGCTCAAGATTATCAAGACTATATGCAGTTCAGTTTACCCGAAGGTGCCAAAGCACGCTTTGGAAAAAGCTCGATATCCGGAGATATTGCTTTCTCGCCAGATGGTAAGCGGCTGGCGGTGACAAGTGCTATAGGCATTTGGCTCTACGATACAGTAACCTATAAAGAGGTGGCTCTGCTTACCGGACATACGGCTCGGGTCACCAGTGTAGTGTTTAGTCCAGATGGACGCACAATCGCGAGTGGAGGTGCCGACCATACCATTCGTCTGTGGGATGCAGCGTCTGGCATACTTTTGCGGACGTTCACGGGGCATACGTGGGGTGTCACCAGCGTGGCGTTCAGTCCAAATGGACGCACCATTCTCAGTGGCAGTGGTGACAGTACTGTCCGTCTGTGGGATATAGCATCTGGCATACTTTTGCGGACGTTCATCGGACATACGGACGATGTCACCAGCGTGGCGTTCAGCCCAGATGGAAAGACTGTTGTAAGCGGGAGCAAGGACACAATCGTCCGTTTGTGGGATGTGGTGTCCGGATCGCATCGGGCACTTACGGGGCATTGGTCAGATATCAACAGTGTGGTTTTCAGTCCGGATGGTAGTATTGTTGCCAGTGGGAGTGACGACGGAACCATCCATCTGTGGGATATAGAGACTGAAGCACTTCTGCAAACCCTCGGGGACCATGAGAATAATGTTACCAGTGTAGCATTCAGTCCAGATGGACGCACGATTGTCAGTGGCAGTTACGACCTCACAATTCGTCTCTGGGACGCAGTTCTCGGACAACTCCAACAAACGCTTACAGGGCATTCGCATTGGGTCACCAACGTGGTCTTCAGCCCTGACGGAAAAACGCTCGCCAGTACCGGATGGGATAATACTATCCGTCTATGGGATGCAGTATCTGGCGTAGTTTTGCGGACGCTTAAGGGATATACAGAAGGTTTCAGAAGCGTCGCGTTCAGTCCGGATGGAAAAATTATTGCTACTGGAAGTAGAATCGACGAGAGTGTCCGTCTATGGGATGCGGGGACTGGAGCACTCTTGCAAGCTTTCAGAGCACATCCGTATTATGTCACCAGTGTAGCGTTCAGTCCGGATGGAAATACCATCATCAGTGAGGGTTTCGACGAAAATATCCATCTGTGGGATGTGGGGACTGGAGCACTCCTGCGAACCTTGAAAGTACCATCTGGGGTTGGAAGCGTGGCGTTCAGTCCCCATGAGCCCATAATTGCCAGTGGAGGAGGTGACGGAACCATTCATTTGTGGGATGCGGAGACTGGAGCACTCCTGCAAACCCTAATAGGACATACGAAGAGCGTTGGAAGTGTCGTGTTCAGTCCGGATGGAAATACACTTGCGAGTGGGAGTTTCGATCGTACCATCCGTCTGTGGGATATGACATCTGGAACACATCTGCAAACACTTACAGGACATACGTGGAATGTCTACAGCGTCGCGTTCAGTCCAGATGCACGCACGCTTGTCAGTGGTGGATACGACGAGATCGTACGTCTCTGGGATGTGCGGACTGGCTCCCTTCTGCAAACCTTCACAGGACATACGTCCCCGATTGAGAGCGTGGCGTTCAGTCCGGATGGAAATACACTTGCGAGTGTAAGTGGGGACACGACCATCCGTCTATGGGATACGGCATCTGGAACGCATCCGAGGACGCTCACAGGGCATAGGTTTGGGGTCACCAGCATAGCATTCAGCCCAGATGGAAATACATTTGCAACGGTGAGTTGGGATGGGACGGTACTTCTATGGGATCTGATGTCCTCACCTACTTCTAAAGCAACGGTAAGCGTTTCGCCTAGCTCCGTGCGATCGCCTGCTATTGGAGAGCAACTCACATTTTCTCTCAAAATCGCTGACGGTGAAAACGTCGCGGGTTATCAGGCAACTGTACATTTTGATGCCGCTGCCCTCCACTATGTGGAGAGTGCAAACGGAGACTATCTACCCGCAGACGCACTCTTTACGCCACTGATCGTTCAAGAAGACCAAGTGTCCCTATCCGGTAAGTCTCCTGCCGTCGAAAACAATGGAGACGGCACCCTTGCCACCATCACATTTGAAGTTGTTGCTGTCAAATACTCTATTGTAAGTCTATCTGATGTACGACTAATAGATAGTAGCGGGCGCAGTTCAAGTCTGAAAATAGAGGTCTCGGAAATAATTGAAACCCCGCAAATCGCTGAAGATATCAATGGAGATGGAGTCGTTAACATTATAGATTTGATCGTTGTTGTATCGAGTTTTGGCAAACGAGGACAAAACAACGCGGATGTCAATGGTGATGGTATCGTCAATATTATAGATTTGACGCTTGTCGCTGCAGCATTTGAAAATATAGCTGCCGCCCCTGAAGTGTTATGGAGTCTCAATGCTGAGGGCATGCCTACACGGGCAGAAGTGGAAGCCTGGCTGCGTGAAGCACATCAGGTGAACCGAACAGACCTCACTTTTCAGCGTGGGATCCAGGTGTTAGAACAACTCCTTGCTGCGTTGACCCCGAAAGAGACAGCACTGCTGCCCAATTATCCGAATCCATTCAATCCTGAGACGTGGATACCGTATCAATTGGCAGCACCTGCCGATGTTACCTTCTCCATCCATTCTACTGGTGGGAGATTGGTTCGGACGTTAGAAGTGGGGTATCAATCGGTAGGCATCTATGAATCTCGTAGCCGTGCAGCATATTGGGATGGAAGGAACTCCTTCGGCGAGTCTGTTGCGAGTGGTGTCTATTTCTATACGTTAACAGCAGGCGATTTTACTGCGACGCGAAAAATGCTAATCCGGAAGTAACATACCTGTAAAATTTCCTTCCAATAATTTGACTTTTTATAGGTTTTATGGTATATTCCAACCAATCAAAGTTGGAGTCTTACCCATAAAACATTTTTGCCAAAATCCACACGACAAAAGAAGAACAAACATTAGGGGCGTTATTAAGGCTTACTGAACCTAATGGACGTTTTCGCTTGCCAATTTGATTCCAACTACTTAGGATCAGCAATTCACTAACAAAAAGGAAATTTAAGTCTATGAAAACAGCGTTTTTTTCTACATTAACAATTCTTTGTGTGATAACTCTATTTTTCTCTTACAACAGTTTTGCGCAAGATTCACCACAATGGCATCTGCCTGAAGGTGCTACTGCGCGTCTTGGTAAAGGTTGGTTATATGAAATTCAGTATTCACCCGATGGTACACGGTTTGCCGCTGCAGGGACCCTCGGCGTTTGGATTTATGATACCGCAACCAACAAAGAAATATCGCTCCTTCCCGGATACGGGATTGGCGTTTCGGCATTAGCGTACTCTCCCGATGGAAACATACTCGCCAGTGGAAGTGCCTACGGGAGCATCCGCTTGTGGGATACTAAAACGGGTGAGGTCTTACACACCCTTGATGAACACAGGAGGAGCGTCCGCAGCCTCGTTTTCAATTCTGATGGGTCTGTACTTGCGAGTGGCAGCAGAGATGATACGATCCGTCTATGGAACCCCGACACCGGCGAACTCCTGAAAACGCTTGAGGGCCATACGGAAGGGGTCAATAGTGTCGCTTTCAGTGCTGATGATGGCACGATTATCAGTGCAAGTCGAGACGATACCATCCGTATATGGGATGTTGCTACGGGGGTACTGCAGCAAACGCTTGAGGAACATCGAGATAATGTCGCGAGTGTTGTAATCAGCCCTGATGGGGCAACCCTCGCCAGCGGTGATTTGAACGCCATTATCCACCTGTGGGATACAACGACCTGGACAATCAGAGAGACGCTTCTTGGACATACCTCTCATATCTATGACCTGAAATTTAGTCCGGACGGTAGTCTTCTGGCGAGTGCAGGTGAGGATGATACCGTCCGGTTGTGGGACGCTGCCACGGGCGACCCCTTAAACATGCTTTCCGATCATACTGCTGATGTCTTTGGACTTGCTTTTACGCCAGATGGATCGGTGCTTACCAGTGGCGCGTGGGATGCTTCAATACGTTCGTGGAATCCTGTAACAGGCGAACATCTGGAAACTATTACAGGGCATACGGATGCTGTCGCCAGCGTTACCTTTAGTGCTGATGGCAGGATCCTTGCCACCCGGAGTTGGGATAAAACCATCCGACTCTGGGATGCCGATACAGGTGAACTTCGGCATACCCTCATTGGGCACCAAGATGATGTTGATGTTGTTGTCTTTGCCCCTGATGGCAAAACACTCGCGAGTGGTAGCCAAGACAACACCGTCCGTTTATGGGATGCTATCACGGGTGAACACGTAAAGACCCTCAGAGGACATTATTCCTATCTGATAAGTCTTGCGTTCAGTCCAGATGGAAGTATCTTGGCGAGTGGTAGTGAGGACGACAGCATCCGTTTGTGGGATGTTACTACAGGTCAATATATCGGAGGATTGTGGGAGCATGAAGCAGGTGTCGAAACGCTTGCGTTTAGCCCCGATGGTACTATGCTCGCCAGTGGCAGTCGTGACGATAGAATTATCTTGTGGGATATCAAAACACGTGAAGTTGTACATACTATCAGTGAACATGAGGACGATGTTTGGGCAGTTGCGTTCAGTCCGGATGGCAAAAAGCTTGCAAGTGGTGGGCGCGACAAGGTCTCCTTATGGGATGTCGCTACGGCAGAACTTCTACAGACATTTCGTAGACCCGTTGATCGCGAAGTGCCGGTAGACGCACCGGAGGAATTGACAGGCGACGTGCCTACAGATCTCCCGGCAAATGCTACAAGTATTGTTTTTAGCCCTGATGCTAAAGTCCTTGTCAGTGGAAGTTACGACAGAACCATTCGCTTGTGGAACATTGCCACGGGCGAACAGCTTAGAACACTTGAAGGACATTCATATTCTATTACGAGTGTCGCTGTTAGTCCTGGGAGTACCACAATTGCGAGCGGAAGCGTCGACGGAACAGTCCTCTTATGGGCATTTCCTGACGTAATGATTGCCACCGCGGTTTTAGGCGACTTGAATGGCGACGGTATGGTCAATATCCAAGATATAGTGCTGATTGCAGCCAGTTTCGGGGCATCTGGTGAGAACGATGCCGACCTGAACAGCGATGGTGTTGTCAACATTCAAGATCTCATTCTGATTGCAAATGCATTCGGGAATGCTGCAGGCGCACCTTCAGCACACGCGTTATCGGCGACACAGGTAGAACAGTGGTTGCGTCTCGCCAAGCGAGAGGCTTCACGAACGATCCAAATTTTAGACTTCCCGCGTCGCTTCTCCTATGACCGAGGGATTCTGGTGCTGGAGCAGCTTTTGAAAACGTTGGCTCCACAAGAAACAGTGTTGCTTGCCAACTATCCGAATCCGTTTAACCCAGAAACATGGATCCCGTATCAATTGGCAGAGCCTGCCGATGTTAGTATTTCCGTCTATTCTGCGGATGGAAAATTGGTTCGGACATTGGAGTTAGGACACCAGCCAGTGGGTATCTATGAATCTCGGAGTCGTGCGGCGTATTGGGATGGACGCAATACAGTGGGTGAACCGGTTGCGAGTGGTGTCTATTTCTATACCTTAACAGCAGGCGATTTCACCGCAACACGCAAGATGTTGATACGGAAGTAAGCTGTTCCAAAGCATAGAAACTTCTTAGGGGAAGGCTGCTAAGCCTTCCCCTATTTTTGTGTCTAAAAGTGCATCCATTGATGTGTAACTAACGAACCAAGGCATTTTTTGTGAGTGACTGATTTTTCAGTCACTTTTGATATTTTTGTACTCAAAACATTGCACAATGGAGGAATTTAATGAATTTGGGTTTGTTGTTATCTACTGTTATTTCTGCTGTGCCGGTAGACGAAATAGATGGAAAGAAAATCAGTGTAGATCCTGAAGATGAATCTCTATTAACCGAACAGGAATCCAAAAACCTGAAAACTTGCACACATAACTTGGCTGCAATTGGTGAAGCATTACAGACCTACGAAAAGGAACATAACGATTTTCCAGAGTGGCTTTCCGAACTTCATCCCACATATTTGATGGATGTAAATATCCTAATCTGTCCCGCAGATGAAGATCAAGGCGAGCCAATTTTGCCCTATAACACCGACCCGAATCTTCCGGTAAGTTACAATTATGATTGCGACCCAGAATATTATCAGCGATGGCTGAAAAAAGAACGTCATGTCTATAACGACGCAAACCCGATTGTTCGATGTCCGCACCACGCAAACCCAGAAGTAGATAGTCCCTTAATTTCAAATCTCTATTTAAATTTAAGTTTTTCCAATACTATTTATTTATCAGAAGGTGATTGGAGGAAACATCCAATAAAAATGTACGGAAGTCTTGAAGCAGCAATCGCTGGATATGAAAGTGCCCTTCAACGTGTTCCTGAAGATCCAAATTTCTTCAATCTCTATTCTGAGCTTATTCGTCTCTATGTGGAGGCAGAACGAGGCAATGATGCTGAAAGCCTCATTGATAACTTTAAATCCATCATGAAACCG of Candidatus Poribacteria bacterium contains these proteins:
- a CDS encoding redoxin domain-containing protein; amino-acid sequence: MNLGLLLSTVISAVPVDEIDGKKISVDPEDESLLTEQESKNLKTCTHNLAAIGEALQTYEKEHNDFPEWLSELHPTYLMDVNILICPADEDQGEPILPYNTDPNLPVSYNYDCDPEYYQRWLKKERHVYNDANPIVRCPHHANPEVDSPLISNLYLNLSFSNTIYLSEGDWRKHPIKMYGSLEAAIAGYESALQRVPEDPNFFNLYSELIRLYVEAERGNDAESLIDNFKSIMKPHGEDIMRFRDYWTFVDMLKVIGRYEEALQLLQNLERTEHDNPFIRSVFREIAMIYEEQGNAEQAKVYFLKADTKLGMIGKLAPDFSATDIDGNLISLKDYRGKVVLLDFWSTTCGPCIAEMPNVKKVYDAYKGVGFDVIGVSLDDDEAKLHEFLKMCDLPWRQIFTGEGWETPIRKQYNVRGIPSPWLIDGEGKIISYQARGAALKKLVDEAVKEKYSGM